A genomic segment from Neodiprion lecontei isolate iyNeoLeco1 chromosome 1, iyNeoLeco1.1, whole genome shotgun sequence encodes:
- the LOC107219223 gene encoding uncharacterized protein LOC107219223 isoform X2, translating into MSFQRPSDRNPSGSRGAAKGLTDTDAGKRLEFVAPYRDTGPNVQSDSADSSLSNSLGIIYDRGACMANLVCSQNHSQFSDIADSLSRMKINAENKPECHSNMSKNSTTRDKFHSNSIISRNTPEDSIYHRTVNSLADTRFSEILAGRLNDREHVEASGDDQSLLNIAIHEFTENNVSVIQPTSDGEFGEKDSYLSASSSHMDSEYERDALESEGYRIRNRSKYHVNFTNVQEQGLYTSDKIGNYKNRQQPRIISDETVKFHVNLVKPLLNRHEESMSKDKNDNIEKNTTVDNSVKEHMFISTISKSEQLITADIRTPNLRALQSIEGCHKSSTKVGVNADTYGSELITDISNLSAICNSKVNSTGYHEVNTSKAKIFRRLSQQFYQSPTKFTEDLITLIEESVLHSKLEDVHASDVSLSRLTEEFRKICQYKRIEDESVPESAFGTSFQILSSQSGLKNQTVGNVSSTNAVAALSPKHNFTKFGGGKKVYRKTPRRVIKPCSMPNCANVSPGTPKTTSDTNYIPDVNNSTATFELFENLCCANSPTKQEQRVQMADLDVTEILNMEDYIRKSDRQMAALEESIQFLEEIENGVKQFSHNENVQPTLKESEAQSGTTVVENNGPNENIMEVNGKGNCQKIDKNCEVRLIEKRSKCFEEARKVFEQQQSSVNVKCASKVSASHENQSLLESVSNAGFVSTLSACVDYFDEIRAIRNFHKSLQCILECSEETESVKESTEDSKQLEYVEAIILPIRNRDNIPGPKSSATSKPDPDLGKSNLITQTHLYLSGSPRSPNPGDRLKSPMKTRRLSPGGRRSPGTQASSVLAKKIKSPVSPSRRQNSHRVKTNGRTPQSEITTPENRRINCENKQRALSGRSRNKSTAHLSLKLKPAASSPGLTDVTNINKPQIIPKIVITNSTPCDFEKKSVCSRNTYENVEIDCRKELGFSESVTPKVRKTRYFVTPTNSNQPARAKITYNKKFFDFRTPAKYKVPSKSPSSPGIMRVNYDSVESPVAMYIKGTEPNLIKNVKSKTNERMLTPRSITPKSRSKVSSPILARSPRLSPTRETARLKFELSPAKRKKGKQEFSDIFNTALCEVEETLPKKRRPKVLASGVVAKLIYRHEGRLESTKQAPKQAQIADSRRAPHFDTTKSSSQDSGDISVLHQRHATKTNYLIKKK; encoded by the exons ATGAGTTTCCAAAGACCGAGCGATAGAAATCCTTCTGGTTCTC GTGGTGCAGCGAAAGGTTTGACAGATACCGATGCTGGCAAAAGGTTGGAATTCGTTGCACCTTATCGAGATACAGGACCAAACGTACAGTCAGATTCTGCAGACAGCAGCCTAAGCAACTCCTTAGGAATCATTTATGACCGAGGTGCATGCATGGCAAATTTGGTATGTTCACAAAATCATAGTCAGTTTAGCGATATAGCAGACTCATTGTCAAGGATGAAAATCAATGCTGAAAACAAGCCCGAATGTCATTCTAACATGTCAAAAAATTCGACAACCAgagataaatttcattcaaattctATTATATCCAGAAATACACCAGAAGATAGTATTTACCACAGAACAGTCAATTCTCTAGCAGATACAAggttttctgaaattttggCTGGTCGGTTGAATGATAGGGAACATGTTGAAGCCTCCGGAGATGATCAAAGTTTATTGAACATTGCAATTCACGAATTCACAGAGAACAATGTATCTGTAATACAGCCTACCTCGGATGGAGAGTTTGGTGAAAAAGATTCATATCTATCAGCCTCGTCATCACATATGGACAGTGAATATGAAAGAGATGCCTTAGAAAGTGAAGGTTACCGCATCAGAAATAGATCGAAATATCATGTGAATTTTACTAACGTTCAAGAACAAGGCTTGTATACTTCGGATAAAATTGGCAACTATAAAAATCGTCAACAGCCAAGGATAATATCTGACGaaacggtgaaatttcatGTCAATTTAGTAAAACCGCTTTTAAATAGACACGAGGAAAGCATGTCTAAGGATAAGAATGACAACATAGAAAAGAATACTACTGTCGATAATTCAGTCAAAGAGCACATGTTCATTTCTACGATCAGTAAGTCTGAACAATTGATTACTGCCGATATACGTACACCAAATTTGCGTGCTCTGCAATCTATCGAAGGCTGTCACAAGTCATCTACAAAAGTTGGTGTCAATGCAGATACCTATGGCAGTGAACTGATTACAGACATATCAAATTTATCAGCAATATGCAATTCCAAAGTGAACTCGACAGGCTACCACGAGGTAAACACTTCTAAAGCTAAAATATTCAGAAGATTGTCTCAACAATTCTATCAATCACCAACAAAATTTACGGAAGACTTGATTACGCTAATCGAAGAATCTGTGTTGCATTCTAAGCTTGAAGATGTTCATGCTTCGGATGTCAGTTTGAGCAGGCTGACAGAAGAATTCAGGAAAATCTGTCAGTACAAAAGGATTGAAGATGAGTCTGTGCCTGAGTCTGCTTTTGGcacatcatttcaaatcttatCTTCTCAATCaggattaaaaaatcaaactgtcggcaATGTTAGCTCCACAAATGCAGTGGCAGCACTATCGCCCAAGcataattttaccaaatttGGTGGGGGCAAGAAAGTTTATCGCAAAACGCCCAGACGAGTGATTAAACCATGCAGTATGCCAAATTGTGCCAACGTTTCACCTGGAACACCAAAAACTACTTCAGACACTAATTACATTCCTGATGTCAATAACAGTACTGCAACTTTTgagctctttgaaaatttatgttgTGCTAATTCACCTACTAAACAAGAACAGAGAGTTCAGATGGCGGATTTAGATGTCACTGAAATTCTGAACATGGAAGATTACATACGAAAGAGTGACAGGCAAATGGCTGCCCTTGAGGAAAGCATTCAATTTCtcgaagaaattgaaaatggggTAAAGCAGTTTTCCCACAATGAAAATGTACAACCAACCTTGAAAGAGTCTGAAGCTCAGAGTGGTACAACAGTGGTTGAAAATAATGGGCCTAATGAGAACATTATGGAGGTGAATGGAAAAGGAAATTGtcagaaaattgataaaaattgtgaaGTTCGACTAATCGAAAAACGAAGTAAATGCTTTGAGGAAGCTCGTAAAGTATTTGAACAGCAGCAGAGTTCTGTGAATGTTAAATGCGCGAGTAAAGTATCAGCTTCACATGAAAATCAATCCTTGTTGGAGTCCGTCTCCAATGCTGGATTTGTAAGCACACTTTCAGCATGCGTGGattattttgatgaaataaggGCTATACGGAACTTTCATAAATCATTGCAATGTATACTCGAATGTTCAGAGGAGACTGAATCAGTCAAAGAAAGTACAGAAGATTCCAAGCAGTTGGAATATGTTGAAGCCATTATCCTGCCAATAAGAAATCGTGACAATATACCAGGTCCAAAATCGTCGGCGACTTCAAAACCAGATCCTGACCTtggaaaatcgaatttgaTTACGCAAACTCATCTATATCTGTCTGGTAGTCCAAGATCACCTAACCCTGGAGACCGACTCAAAAGTCCAATGAAAACTCGTCGTCTGTCACCTGGTGGCAGGCGTTCACCCGGCACGCAAGCATCTTCTGTATTggcaaaaaaaatcaaaagccCCGTATCGCCATCAAGAAGGCAAAATTCGCATAGAGTTAAAACTAACGGGCGCACACCGCAATCGGAGATTACAACGCCTGAAAATCGAAGGATCAACTGTGAGAATAAACAAAGGGCATTGTCTGGTCGATCGAGAAATAAATCTACTGCACATCTATCATTGAAATTGAAGCCCGCAGCTAGTTCTCCCGGCCTCACAGATGTAACCAATATCAATAAACCACAGATAATACCAAAAATCGTTATAACAAATTCAACTccttgcgattttgaaaaaaaatctgtctgCTCAAGGAATACTTATGAGAATGTCGAAATCGATTGTAGGAAAGAACTTGGCTTTTCTGAATCAGTCACACCGAAAGTAAGGAAAACAAGATACTTCGTTACACCAACAAATAGCAACCAACCGGCGCGTGCCAAAATTacgtacaataaaaaattcttcgattttCGAACACCGGCCAAATATAAAGTTCCTTCGAAGAGTCCGTCCTCGCCAGGAATAATGAGAGTAAATTATGACTCAGTTGAGAGTCCGGTGGCAATGTACATAAAAGGCACCGAACCGAAtcttataaaaaatgtgaaaagcaAGACCAACGAAAGAATGCTGACTCCACGATCTATAACTCCGAAATCAAGATCTAAGGTTAGCTCGCCGATACTTGCTAGGTCTCCACGATTGTCACCAACACGAGAGACTGCAAGATTGAAATTCGAACTCAGTCctgcaaaaagaaagaaaggaaaacaaGAGTTCAGTGACATTTTTAACACTGCGCTATGTGAG GTCGAAGAAACTCTACCGAAGAAACGTAGACCAAAGGTCTTGGCATCCGGAGTTGTCGCGAAGTTGATTTACCGTCATGAAG GACGCCTCGAATCAACGAAACAAGCACCGAAACAAGCACAGATAGCAGATTCGCGTCGGGCACCTCATTTCGACACAACAAAGAGTTCGTCACAAGATTCAGGAGATATATCTGTGCTGCATCAAAGGCACGCCACGAAAACGAATTATTTGATAAAGAAGAAATGA
- the LOC107219223 gene encoding uncharacterized protein LOC107219223 isoform X1 — translation MSFQRPSDRNPSGSRGAAKGLTDTDAGKRLEFVAPYRDTGPNVQSDSADSSLSNSLGIIYDRGACMANLVCSQNHSQFSDIADSLSRMKINAENKPECHSNMSKNSTTRDKFHSNSIISRNTPEDSIYHRTVNSLADTRFSEILAGRLNDREHVEASGDDQSLLNIAIHEFTENNVSVIQPTSDGEFGEKDSYLSASSSHMDSEYERDALESEGYRIRNRSKYHVNFTNVQEQGLYTSDKIGNYKNRQQPRIISDETVKFHVNLVKPLLNRHEESMSKDKNDNIEKNTTVDNSVKEHMFISTISKSEQLITADIRTPNLRALQSIEGCHKSSTKVGVNADTYGSELITDISNLSAICNSKVNSTGYHEVNTSKAKIFRRLSQQFYQSPTKFTEDLITLIEESVLHSKLEDVHASDVSLSRLTEEFRKICQYKRIEDESVPESAFGTSFQILSSQSGLKNQTVGNVSSTNAVAALSPKHNFTKFGGGKKVYRKTPRRVIKPCSMPNCANVSPGTPKTTSDTNYIPDVNNSTATFELFENLCCANSPTKQEQRVQMADLDVTEILNMEDYIRKSDRQMAALEESIQFLEEIENGVKQFSHNENVQPTLKESEAQSGTTVVENNGPNENIMEVNGKGNCQKIDKNCEVRLIEKRSKCFEEARKVFEQQQSSVNVKCASKVSASHENQSLLESVSNAGFVSTLSACVDYFDEIRAIRNFHKSLQCILECSEETESVKESTEDSKQLEYVEAIILPIRNRDNIPGPKSSATSKPDPDLGKSNLITQTHLYLSGSPRSPNPGDRLKSPMKTRRLSPGGRRSPGTQASSVLAKKIKSPVSPSRRQNSHRVKTNGRTPQSEITTPENRRINCENKQRALSGRSRNKSTAHLSLKLKPAASSPGLTDVTNINKPQIIPKIVITNSTPCDFEKKSVCSRNTYENVEIDCRKELGFSESVTPKVRKTRYFVTPTNSNQPARAKITYNKKFFDFRTPAKYKVPSKSPSSPGIMRVNYDSVESPVAMYIKGTEPNLIKNVKSKTNERMLTPRSITPKSRSKVSSPILARSPRLSPTRETARLKFELSPAKRKKGKQEFSDIFNTALCESDPSSIIGTECISKSPFPNIFYKPASCVKMVEETLPKKRRPKVLASGVVAKLIYRHEGRLESTKQAPKQAQIADSRRAPHFDTTKSSSQDSGDISVLHQRHATKTNYLIKKK, via the exons ATGAGTTTCCAAAGACCGAGCGATAGAAATCCTTCTGGTTCTC GTGGTGCAGCGAAAGGTTTGACAGATACCGATGCTGGCAAAAGGTTGGAATTCGTTGCACCTTATCGAGATACAGGACCAAACGTACAGTCAGATTCTGCAGACAGCAGCCTAAGCAACTCCTTAGGAATCATTTATGACCGAGGTGCATGCATGGCAAATTTGGTATGTTCACAAAATCATAGTCAGTTTAGCGATATAGCAGACTCATTGTCAAGGATGAAAATCAATGCTGAAAACAAGCCCGAATGTCATTCTAACATGTCAAAAAATTCGACAACCAgagataaatttcattcaaattctATTATATCCAGAAATACACCAGAAGATAGTATTTACCACAGAACAGTCAATTCTCTAGCAGATACAAggttttctgaaattttggCTGGTCGGTTGAATGATAGGGAACATGTTGAAGCCTCCGGAGATGATCAAAGTTTATTGAACATTGCAATTCACGAATTCACAGAGAACAATGTATCTGTAATACAGCCTACCTCGGATGGAGAGTTTGGTGAAAAAGATTCATATCTATCAGCCTCGTCATCACATATGGACAGTGAATATGAAAGAGATGCCTTAGAAAGTGAAGGTTACCGCATCAGAAATAGATCGAAATATCATGTGAATTTTACTAACGTTCAAGAACAAGGCTTGTATACTTCGGATAAAATTGGCAACTATAAAAATCGTCAACAGCCAAGGATAATATCTGACGaaacggtgaaatttcatGTCAATTTAGTAAAACCGCTTTTAAATAGACACGAGGAAAGCATGTCTAAGGATAAGAATGACAACATAGAAAAGAATACTACTGTCGATAATTCAGTCAAAGAGCACATGTTCATTTCTACGATCAGTAAGTCTGAACAATTGATTACTGCCGATATACGTACACCAAATTTGCGTGCTCTGCAATCTATCGAAGGCTGTCACAAGTCATCTACAAAAGTTGGTGTCAATGCAGATACCTATGGCAGTGAACTGATTACAGACATATCAAATTTATCAGCAATATGCAATTCCAAAGTGAACTCGACAGGCTACCACGAGGTAAACACTTCTAAAGCTAAAATATTCAGAAGATTGTCTCAACAATTCTATCAATCACCAACAAAATTTACGGAAGACTTGATTACGCTAATCGAAGAATCTGTGTTGCATTCTAAGCTTGAAGATGTTCATGCTTCGGATGTCAGTTTGAGCAGGCTGACAGAAGAATTCAGGAAAATCTGTCAGTACAAAAGGATTGAAGATGAGTCTGTGCCTGAGTCTGCTTTTGGcacatcatttcaaatcttatCTTCTCAATCaggattaaaaaatcaaactgtcggcaATGTTAGCTCCACAAATGCAGTGGCAGCACTATCGCCCAAGcataattttaccaaatttGGTGGGGGCAAGAAAGTTTATCGCAAAACGCCCAGACGAGTGATTAAACCATGCAGTATGCCAAATTGTGCCAACGTTTCACCTGGAACACCAAAAACTACTTCAGACACTAATTACATTCCTGATGTCAATAACAGTACTGCAACTTTTgagctctttgaaaatttatgttgTGCTAATTCACCTACTAAACAAGAACAGAGAGTTCAGATGGCGGATTTAGATGTCACTGAAATTCTGAACATGGAAGATTACATACGAAAGAGTGACAGGCAAATGGCTGCCCTTGAGGAAAGCATTCAATTTCtcgaagaaattgaaaatggggTAAAGCAGTTTTCCCACAATGAAAATGTACAACCAACCTTGAAAGAGTCTGAAGCTCAGAGTGGTACAACAGTGGTTGAAAATAATGGGCCTAATGAGAACATTATGGAGGTGAATGGAAAAGGAAATTGtcagaaaattgataaaaattgtgaaGTTCGACTAATCGAAAAACGAAGTAAATGCTTTGAGGAAGCTCGTAAAGTATTTGAACAGCAGCAGAGTTCTGTGAATGTTAAATGCGCGAGTAAAGTATCAGCTTCACATGAAAATCAATCCTTGTTGGAGTCCGTCTCCAATGCTGGATTTGTAAGCACACTTTCAGCATGCGTGGattattttgatgaaataaggGCTATACGGAACTTTCATAAATCATTGCAATGTATACTCGAATGTTCAGAGGAGACTGAATCAGTCAAAGAAAGTACAGAAGATTCCAAGCAGTTGGAATATGTTGAAGCCATTATCCTGCCAATAAGAAATCGTGACAATATACCAGGTCCAAAATCGTCGGCGACTTCAAAACCAGATCCTGACCTtggaaaatcgaatttgaTTACGCAAACTCATCTATATCTGTCTGGTAGTCCAAGATCACCTAACCCTGGAGACCGACTCAAAAGTCCAATGAAAACTCGTCGTCTGTCACCTGGTGGCAGGCGTTCACCCGGCACGCAAGCATCTTCTGTATTggcaaaaaaaatcaaaagccCCGTATCGCCATCAAGAAGGCAAAATTCGCATAGAGTTAAAACTAACGGGCGCACACCGCAATCGGAGATTACAACGCCTGAAAATCGAAGGATCAACTGTGAGAATAAACAAAGGGCATTGTCTGGTCGATCGAGAAATAAATCTACTGCACATCTATCATTGAAATTGAAGCCCGCAGCTAGTTCTCCCGGCCTCACAGATGTAACCAATATCAATAAACCACAGATAATACCAAAAATCGTTATAACAAATTCAACTccttgcgattttgaaaaaaaatctgtctgCTCAAGGAATACTTATGAGAATGTCGAAATCGATTGTAGGAAAGAACTTGGCTTTTCTGAATCAGTCACACCGAAAGTAAGGAAAACAAGATACTTCGTTACACCAACAAATAGCAACCAACCGGCGCGTGCCAAAATTacgtacaataaaaaattcttcgattttCGAACACCGGCCAAATATAAAGTTCCTTCGAAGAGTCCGTCCTCGCCAGGAATAATGAGAGTAAATTATGACTCAGTTGAGAGTCCGGTGGCAATGTACATAAAAGGCACCGAACCGAAtcttataaaaaatgtgaaaagcaAGACCAACGAAAGAATGCTGACTCCACGATCTATAACTCCGAAATCAAGATCTAAGGTTAGCTCGCCGATACTTGCTAGGTCTCCACGATTGTCACCAACACGAGAGACTGCAAGATTGAAATTCGAACTCAGTCctgcaaaaagaaagaaaggaaaacaaGAGTTCAGTGACATTTTTAACACTGCGCTATGTGAG AGTGATCCTTCATCAATCATTGGTACAGAATGCATATCCAAGTCACCATTTCCAAACATCTTCTATAAACCAGCGTCCTGtgtaaaaatg GTCGAAGAAACTCTACCGAAGAAACGTAGACCAAAGGTCTTGGCATCCGGAGTTGTCGCGAAGTTGATTTACCGTCATGAAG GACGCCTCGAATCAACGAAACAAGCACCGAAACAAGCACAGATAGCAGATTCGCGTCGGGCACCTCATTTCGACACAACAAAGAGTTCGTCACAAGATTCAGGAGATATATCTGTGCTGCATCAAAGGCACGCCACGAAAACGAATTATTTGATAAAGAAGAAATGA
- the LOC107219223 gene encoding uncharacterized protein LOC107219223 isoform X3, whose translation MHGKFENNVSVIQPTSDGEFGEKDSYLSASSSHMDSEYERDALESEGYRIRNRSKYHVNFTNVQEQGLYTSDKIGNYKNRQQPRIISDETVKFHVNLVKPLLNRHEESMSKDKNDNIEKNTTVDNSVKEHMFISTISKSEQLITADIRTPNLRALQSIEGCHKSSTKVGVNADTYGSELITDISNLSAICNSKVNSTGYHEVNTSKAKIFRRLSQQFYQSPTKFTEDLITLIEESVLHSKLEDVHASDVSLSRLTEEFRKICQYKRIEDESVPESAFGTSFQILSSQSGLKNQTVGNVSSTNAVAALSPKHNFTKFGGGKKVYRKTPRRVIKPCSMPNCANVSPGTPKTTSDTNYIPDVNNSTATFELFENLCCANSPTKQEQRVQMADLDVTEILNMEDYIRKSDRQMAALEESIQFLEEIENGVKQFSHNENVQPTLKESEAQSGTTVVENNGPNENIMEVNGKGNCQKIDKNCEVRLIEKRSKCFEEARKVFEQQQSSVNVKCASKVSASHENQSLLESVSNAGFVSTLSACVDYFDEIRAIRNFHKSLQCILECSEETESVKESTEDSKQLEYVEAIILPIRNRDNIPGPKSSATSKPDPDLGKSNLITQTHLYLSGSPRSPNPGDRLKSPMKTRRLSPGGRRSPGTQASSVLAKKIKSPVSPSRRQNSHRVKTNGRTPQSEITTPENRRINCENKQRALSGRSRNKSTAHLSLKLKPAASSPGLTDVTNINKPQIIPKIVITNSTPCDFEKKSVCSRNTYENVEIDCRKELGFSESVTPKVRKTRYFVTPTNSNQPARAKITYNKKFFDFRTPAKYKVPSKSPSSPGIMRVNYDSVESPVAMYIKGTEPNLIKNVKSKTNERMLTPRSITPKSRSKVSSPILARSPRLSPTRETARLKFELSPAKRKKGKQEFSDIFNTALCESDPSSIIGTECISKSPFPNIFYKPASCVKMVEETLPKKRRPKVLASGVVAKLIYRHEGRLESTKQAPKQAQIADSRRAPHFDTTKSSSQDSGDISVLHQRHATKTNYLIKKK comes from the exons ATGCATGGCAAATTTG AGAACAATGTATCTGTAATACAGCCTACCTCGGATGGAGAGTTTGGTGAAAAAGATTCATATCTATCAGCCTCGTCATCACATATGGACAGTGAATATGAAAGAGATGCCTTAGAAAGTGAAGGTTACCGCATCAGAAATAGATCGAAATATCATGTGAATTTTACTAACGTTCAAGAACAAGGCTTGTATACTTCGGATAAAATTGGCAACTATAAAAATCGTCAACAGCCAAGGATAATATCTGACGaaacggtgaaatttcatGTCAATTTAGTAAAACCGCTTTTAAATAGACACGAGGAAAGCATGTCTAAGGATAAGAATGACAACATAGAAAAGAATACTACTGTCGATAATTCAGTCAAAGAGCACATGTTCATTTCTACGATCAGTAAGTCTGAACAATTGATTACTGCCGATATACGTACACCAAATTTGCGTGCTCTGCAATCTATCGAAGGCTGTCACAAGTCATCTACAAAAGTTGGTGTCAATGCAGATACCTATGGCAGTGAACTGATTACAGACATATCAAATTTATCAGCAATATGCAATTCCAAAGTGAACTCGACAGGCTACCACGAGGTAAACACTTCTAAAGCTAAAATATTCAGAAGATTGTCTCAACAATTCTATCAATCACCAACAAAATTTACGGAAGACTTGATTACGCTAATCGAAGAATCTGTGTTGCATTCTAAGCTTGAAGATGTTCATGCTTCGGATGTCAGTTTGAGCAGGCTGACAGAAGAATTCAGGAAAATCTGTCAGTACAAAAGGATTGAAGATGAGTCTGTGCCTGAGTCTGCTTTTGGcacatcatttcaaatcttatCTTCTCAATCaggattaaaaaatcaaactgtcggcaATGTTAGCTCCACAAATGCAGTGGCAGCACTATCGCCCAAGcataattttaccaaatttGGTGGGGGCAAGAAAGTTTATCGCAAAACGCCCAGACGAGTGATTAAACCATGCAGTATGCCAAATTGTGCCAACGTTTCACCTGGAACACCAAAAACTACTTCAGACACTAATTACATTCCTGATGTCAATAACAGTACTGCAACTTTTgagctctttgaaaatttatgttgTGCTAATTCACCTACTAAACAAGAACAGAGAGTTCAGATGGCGGATTTAGATGTCACTGAAATTCTGAACATGGAAGATTACATACGAAAGAGTGACAGGCAAATGGCTGCCCTTGAGGAAAGCATTCAATTTCtcgaagaaattgaaaatggggTAAAGCAGTTTTCCCACAATGAAAATGTACAACCAACCTTGAAAGAGTCTGAAGCTCAGAGTGGTACAACAGTGGTTGAAAATAATGGGCCTAATGAGAACATTATGGAGGTGAATGGAAAAGGAAATTGtcagaaaattgataaaaattgtgaaGTTCGACTAATCGAAAAACGAAGTAAATGCTTTGAGGAAGCTCGTAAAGTATTTGAACAGCAGCAGAGTTCTGTGAATGTTAAATGCGCGAGTAAAGTATCAGCTTCACATGAAAATCAATCCTTGTTGGAGTCCGTCTCCAATGCTGGATTTGTAAGCACACTTTCAGCATGCGTGGattattttgatgaaataaggGCTATACGGAACTTTCATAAATCATTGCAATGTATACTCGAATGTTCAGAGGAGACTGAATCAGTCAAAGAAAGTACAGAAGATTCCAAGCAGTTGGAATATGTTGAAGCCATTATCCTGCCAATAAGAAATCGTGACAATATACCAGGTCCAAAATCGTCGGCGACTTCAAAACCAGATCCTGACCTtggaaaatcgaatttgaTTACGCAAACTCATCTATATCTGTCTGGTAGTCCAAGATCACCTAACCCTGGAGACCGACTCAAAAGTCCAATGAAAACTCGTCGTCTGTCACCTGGTGGCAGGCGTTCACCCGGCACGCAAGCATCTTCTGTATTggcaaaaaaaatcaaaagccCCGTATCGCCATCAAGAAGGCAAAATTCGCATAGAGTTAAAACTAACGGGCGCACACCGCAATCGGAGATTACAACGCCTGAAAATCGAAGGATCAACTGTGAGAATAAACAAAGGGCATTGTCTGGTCGATCGAGAAATAAATCTACTGCACATCTATCATTGAAATTGAAGCCCGCAGCTAGTTCTCCCGGCCTCACAGATGTAACCAATATCAATAAACCACAGATAATACCAAAAATCGTTATAACAAATTCAACTccttgcgattttgaaaaaaaatctgtctgCTCAAGGAATACTTATGAGAATGTCGAAATCGATTGTAGGAAAGAACTTGGCTTTTCTGAATCAGTCACACCGAAAGTAAGGAAAACAAGATACTTCGTTACACCAACAAATAGCAACCAACCGGCGCGTGCCAAAATTacgtacaataaaaaattcttcgattttCGAACACCGGCCAAATATAAAGTTCCTTCGAAGAGTCCGTCCTCGCCAGGAATAATGAGAGTAAATTATGACTCAGTTGAGAGTCCGGTGGCAATGTACATAAAAGGCACCGAACCGAAtcttataaaaaatgtgaaaagcaAGACCAACGAAAGAATGCTGACTCCACGATCTATAACTCCGAAATCAAGATCTAAGGTTAGCTCGCCGATACTTGCTAGGTCTCCACGATTGTCACCAACACGAGAGACTGCAAGATTGAAATTCGAACTCAGTCctgcaaaaagaaagaaaggaaaacaaGAGTTCAGTGACATTTTTAACACTGCGCTATGTGAG AGTGATCCTTCATCAATCATTGGTACAGAATGCATATCCAAGTCACCATTTCCAAACATCTTCTATAAACCAGCGTCCTGtgtaaaaatg GTCGAAGAAACTCTACCGAAGAAACGTAGACCAAAGGTCTTGGCATCCGGAGTTGTCGCGAAGTTGATTTACCGTCATGAAG GACGCCTCGAATCAACGAAACAAGCACCGAAACAAGCACAGATAGCAGATTCGCGTCGGGCACCTCATTTCGACACAACAAAGAGTTCGTCACAAGATTCAGGAGATATATCTGTGCTGCATCAAAGGCACGCCACGAAAACGAATTATTTGATAAAGAAGAAATGA